Proteins encoded together in one Pseudomonas arsenicoxydans window:
- a CDS encoding NAD-glutamate dehydrogenase, whose product MAFFTAASKADFQHQLKAALAQHISEQALPQVALFAEQFFGIISLDELTQRRLSDLAGCTLSAWRLLERFDHAQPQVRVYNPDYERHGWQSTHTAVEVLHHDLPFLVDSVRTELNRRGYSIHTLQTTVLSVRRGSKGELLEILPKGTQGEGILQESLMYLEIDRCANTAELNVLSKELEQVLGEVRVAVADFEPMKDKVQEILTGLDNSKFAVDPEEKAEIKSFLEWLVGNHFTFLGYEEFVVRDEADGGHIVYDQDSFLGLTKLLRTGLTYDDLRIEDYAVNYLREPTLLSFAKAAHPSRVHRPAYPDYVSIREIDADGNVIKECRFMGLYTSSVYGESVRVIPYIRRKVEEIERRSGFQPKAHLGKELAQVVEVLPRDDLFQTPVDELFSTVMSIVQIQERNKIRVFLRKDPYGRFCYCLAYVPRDIYSTEVRQKIQQVLMDRLKASDCEFWTFFSESVLARVQLILRVDPKNRLDIDPVLLEKEVVQACRSWQDDYASLVVESFGEAHGTNVLADFPKGFPAGYRERFAAHSAVVDMQHLLSLSEKNPLVMSFYQPLGQVSGQRELHCKLYHADTPLALSDVLPILENLGLRVLGEFPYRLRHNNGREFWIHDFAFTAAEGLELDIQQLNDTLQDAFVHIVRGDAENDAFNRLVLTAGLPWRDVALLRAYARYMKQIRLGFDLGYIASTLNNHTDIARELTRLFKTRFYLARKLTSDDLEDKQQRLEQAILTALDDVQVLNEDRILRRYLDLIKATLRTNFYQTDSHGQNKSYFSFKFNPHQIPELPKPVPKFEIFVYSPRVEGVHLRFGNVARGGLRWSDREEDYRTEVLGLVKAQQVKNSVIVPVGAKGGFLPRRLPLGGSRDEIAAEGIACYRIFISGLLDITDNLKDGALVPPANVVRHDDDDPYLVVAADKGTATFSDIANGIAIDYGFWLGDAFASGGSAGYDHKKMGITAKGAWVGVQRHFRERGINVQKDSITVVGVGDMAGDVFGNGLLMSDKLQLVAAFNHLHIFIDPNPEPANSFAERQRLFDLPRSAWSDYDTSIMSEGGGIFSRSAKSIAISPQMKERFDIQADKLTPTELLNALLKAPVDLLWNGGIGTYVKASTESHADVGDKANDALRVNGNELRCKVVGEGGNLGMTQLGRVEFGLNGGGSNTDFIDNAGGVDCSDHEVNIKILLNEVVHAGDMTDKQRNQLLASMTDEVGNLVLGNNYKQTQALSLAARRALPRIAEYKRLMNDLEGRGKLDRAIEFLPAEEAINERVAAGHGLTRAELSVLISYSKIDLKEALLNSLVPDDDYLTRDMETAFPPSLVSKFSDAMRRHRLKREIVSTQIANDLVNHMGITFVQRLKESTGMSPANVAGAYVIVRDIFHLPHWFRQIEALDYQVSADVQLELMDELMRLGRRATRWFLRSRRNEQNAARDVAHFGPHLAALGLKLDELLEGPTREGWQTRYQAYVAAGVPELLARMVAGTTHLYTLLPIIEASDVTGQNAADVAKAYFAVGSALDITWYLQQISALPVENNWQALAREAFRDDVDWQQRAITISVLQQGDGTQDVETRLALWMEEHEGMIERWRAMLVEIRAASGTDYAMYAVANRELLDLALSGQAVVTAAAPVSADELEPAA is encoded by the coding sequence ATGGCGTTCTTCACCGCAGCCAGCAAAGCCGACTTCCAGCACCAACTGAAAGCGGCACTGGCGCAGCACATCAGTGAACAGGCACTGCCACAAGTGGCGCTGTTCGCTGAACAATTCTTCGGCATCATTTCCCTGGACGAGCTGACCCAGCGTCGGTTGTCCGACCTCGCCGGCTGCACCCTTTCTGCGTGGCGCCTGCTTGAGCGCTTCGATCACGCGCAACCGCAAGTGCGCGTCTACAACCCTGATTACGAACGCCACGGCTGGCAGTCGACCCACACCGCGGTCGAAGTGCTGCACCACGACCTGCCATTTCTGGTGGACTCGGTGCGCACCGAGCTGAATCGTCGCGGCTACAGCATCCATACCCTGCAAACCACTGTGCTGAGCGTGCGTCGCGGCAGCAAGGGCGAGCTGCTGGAAATCCTGCCAAAAGGCACCCAGGGCGAAGGGATCTTGCAAGAATCCCTGATGTACCTGGAAATCGACCGTTGTGCCAACACGGCCGAACTGAATGTCCTGAGCAAGGAACTGGAACAGGTTCTCGGCGAAGTCCGCGTTGCGGTCGCCGATTTCGAACCGATGAAAGACAAGGTCCAGGAAATCCTGACCGGCCTGGACAACAGCAAGTTCGCGGTCGATCCGGAAGAAAAAGCCGAGATCAAAAGCTTCCTGGAATGGCTGGTGGGCAACCACTTCACCTTCCTCGGCTATGAAGAATTCGTGGTTCGCGACGAAGCCGATGGCGGCCATATCGTCTATGACCAGGATTCCTTCCTCGGTCTGACCAAGCTGCTGCGCACCGGCCTGACCTACGATGACCTGCGCATCGAAGACTATGCCGTGAACTACCTGCGCGAACCGACCCTGCTGTCGTTCGCCAAGGCCGCGCATCCGAGCCGTGTGCACCGTCCGGCTTACCCGGATTACGTGTCGATCCGTGAAATCGATGCCGACGGCAATGTCATCAAGGAATGCCGTTTCATGGGCCTGTACACCTCTTCGGTGTATGGCGAGAGCGTGCGGGTCATCCCGTACATCCGCCGCAAGGTCGAAGAAATCGAACGCCGTTCCGGCTTCCAGCCCAAGGCTCACCTGGGCAAGGAACTGGCGCAGGTGGTCGAAGTGCTGCCGCGTGATGATCTGTTCCAGACCCCGGTCGACGAGCTGTTCAGCACCGTGATGTCGATCGTGCAGATCCAGGAACGCAACAAGATCCGCGTGTTCCTGCGCAAAGACCCGTACGGCCGCTTCTGCTACTGCCTGGCTTACGTGCCACGCGACATCTACTCCACCGAAGTGCGCCAGAAGATCCAGCAAGTGCTGATGGATCGCCTGAAAGCCTCGGACTGCGAGTTCTGGACCTTCTTCTCCGAGTCCGTGCTGGCGCGCGTGCAGCTGATTCTGCGTGTCGATCCGAAGAACCGCCTGGACATCGACCCGGTTCTGCTGGAAAAAGAAGTGGTGCAAGCCTGCCGCAGCTGGCAGGACGACTACGCGAGCCTGGTCGTCGAGAGCTTCGGCGAAGCACACGGCACCAACGTGCTGGCTGACTTCCCGAAAGGCTTCCCGGCCGGTTACCGCGAGCGTTTCGCTGCCCACTCGGCCGTGGTCGACATGCAGCACCTGCTGAGCCTGAGCGAAAAAAATCCACTGGTCATGAGCTTTTATCAGCCACTGGGTCAGGTATCGGGCCAACGCGAACTGCACTGCAAGCTGTATCACGCCGATACTCCGCTGGCGTTGTCCGACGTGTTGCCGATCCTGGAAAACCTCGGTCTGCGCGTTCTGGGTGAATTCCCGTACCGCCTGCGTCACAACAACGGCCGCGAGTTCTGGATTCACGATTTCGCGTTCACCGCTGCCGAAGGCCTGGAACTCGACATCCAGCAACTCAACGACACCTTGCAGGACGCTTTCGTCCACATCGTGCGTGGCGATGCCGAGAACGATGCATTCAACCGCCTGGTACTGACCGCCGGCCTGCCGTGGCGCGACGTGGCGCTGCTGCGTGCTTATGCGCGTTACATGAAGCAGATCCGCCTTGGCTTCGACCTGGGTTATATCGCCAGCACCCTGAACAACCACACCGACATCGCTCGTGAGCTGACCCGGTTGTTCAAGACCCGTTTCTACCTGGCGCGCAAGCTGACCAGCGACGATCTGGAAGACAAGCAGCAGCGTCTGGAACAGGCGATTCTGACGGCACTGGACGACGTTCAGGTGTTGAACGAAGACCGCATCCTGCGTCGCTACCTGGACCTGATCAAGGCGACCCTGCGCACCAACTTCTACCAGACCGACTCCCACGGTCAGAACAAGTCCTACTTCAGCTTCAAGTTCAATCCGCACCAGATCCCTGAGCTGCCGAAGCCAGTACCGAAGTTCGAAATCTTCGTTTACTCGCCTCGCGTCGAAGGCGTGCACCTGCGCTTCGGCAACGTTGCTCGCGGTGGTCTGCGCTGGTCCGACCGCGAAGAAGACTACCGCACCGAAGTCCTGGGCCTGGTAAAAGCCCAGCAAGTGAAGAACTCGGTCATCGTGCCCGTCGGCGCGAAGGGCGGCTTCCTGCCGCGTCGCCTGCCACTGGGCGGCAGTCGTGACGAGATCGCGGCCGAGGGCATCGCCTGCTACCGCATCTTCATCTCGGGCCTGTTGGACATCACCGACAACCTGAAGGACGGCGCTCTGGTGCCGCCGGCCAACGTCGTGCGTCATGACGACGATGACCCGTACCTGGTAGTGGCCGCGGACAAGGGCACTGCAACCTTCTCCGACATCGCCAACGGCATCGCCATCGACTACGGCTTCTGGCTGGGTGACGCGTTCGCGTCCGGTGGTTCGGCCGGTTACGACCACAAGAAGATGGGCATCACCGCCAAGGGCGCGTGGGTCGGCGTTCAACGCCACTTCCGTGAACGCGGCATCAATGTCCAGAAAGACAGCATTACCGTAGTCGGCGTCGGCGACATGGCCGGTGACGTGTTCGGTAACGGTTTGTTGATGTCCGACAAGCTGCAACTGGTCGCAGCCTTCAACCACCTGCACATCTTCATCGACCCGAACCCGGAGCCTGCCAACAGCTTCGCCGAGCGTCAGCGCCTGTTCGACCTGCCTCGTTCGGCCTGGTCGGATTACGACACCAGCATCATGTCCGAAGGCGGCGGGATCTTCTCCCGTAGCGCGAAAAGCATCGCGATTTCCCCGCAGATGAAAGAGCGCTTCGACATTCAGGCCGACAAGCTGACCCCGACCGAACTGCTGAACGCCTTGCTCAAGGCGCCAGTGGACCTGTTGTGGAACGGCGGTATCGGCACTTACGTCAAAGCCAGCACCGAAAGCCACGCCGATGTCGGCGACAAGGCCAACGATGCTCTGCGCGTGAACGGCAACGAACTGCGCTGCAAAGTCGTGGGCGAGGGCGGTAACCTCGGTATGACCCAACTGGGTCGTGTCGAATTCGGCCTCAATGGCGGCGGTTCCAACACCGACTTCATCGACAACGCCGGTGGCGTGGACTGCTCCGACCACGAAGTGAACATCAAGATCCTGCTGAACGAAGTGGTTCACGCCGGCGACATGACCGACAAGCAACGTAACCAGTTGCTGGCGAGCATGACCGACGAAGTGGGCAACCTGGTGCTCGGCAACAACTACAAGCAGACCCAAGCGCTGTCGCTGGCTGCCCGTCGTGCCTTGCCGCGTATTGCTGAATACAAGCGTCTGATGAACGATCTGGAAGGCCGCGGCAAGCTGGATCGCGCCATCGAGTTCCTGCCGGCTGAAGAAGCGATCAACGAGCGTGTTGCGGCAGGCCACGGCCTGACCCGTGCCGAGCTGTCGGTGTTGATCTCCTACAGCAAGATCGACCTCAAGGAAGCGCTGCTCAACTCCCTGGTGCCGGACGACGACTACCTGACGCGCGACATGGAAACCGCTTTCCCGCCGAGTCTGGTGAGCAAGTTCTCCGACGCCATGCGCCGTCACCGTCTGAAGCGTGAAATCGTCAGCACCCAGATCGCCAACGATCTGGTGAACCACATGGGCATCACCTTCGTTCAACGACTCAAAGAGTCGACCGGCATGAGCCCGGCGAATGTTGCGGGTGCGTATGTAATAGTTCGGGATATCTTCCACCTCCCGCACTGGTTCCGGCAGATAGAAGCCCTGGACTATCAGGTTTCGGCCGACGTGCAACTGGAGCTGATGGACGAGCTGATGCGTCTGGGCCGCCGCGCTACGCGCTGGTTCCTGCGCAGCCGCCGTAACGAGCAGAATGCTGCCCGTGACGTCGCACACTTCGGTCCACACCTGGCAGCGCTGGGCCTCAAACTCGACGAACTGCTGGAAGGCCCGACCCGCGAAGGCTGGCAGACCCGCTATCAGGCTTACGTCGCCGCTGGCGTCCCTGAGTTGCTGGCGCGCATGGTTGCAGGCACTACCCACCTGTACACCTTGCTGCCGATCATCGAAGCCTCCGACGTGACCGGCCAGAACGCAGCAGACGTCGCGAAGGCTTACTTCGCCGTGGGCAGCGCGCTGGACATCACCTGGTACCTGCAACAGATCAGCGCTCTGCCGGTTGAAAACAACTGGCAAGCCCTGGCCCGTGAAGCGTTCCGCGATGACGTCGACTGGCAACAGCGTGCGATCACCATCTCCGTCCTGCAACAGGGCGACGGCACTCAGGACGTGGAAACCCGTCTGGCGCTGTGGATGGAAGAGCACGAAGGCATGATCGAACGCTGGCGCGCCATGCTGGTGGAAATCCGTGCCGCCAGCGGCACTGACTACGCCATGTACGCGGTCGCCAACCGTGAGCTGCTGGATCTGGCGTTGAGCGGGCAAGCAGTGGTGACGGCCGCTGCGCCTGTCAGCGCTGACGAGCTGGAGCCTGCGGCCTGA
- a CDS encoding DUF58 domain-containing protein — protein MNALLPPEPGIRVSLSELIEMRHRVREVQLFSTPSQRSPLIGLHHSKLRGRGVDFDQVRVYQAGDDVRTIDWRVTARTQEPHTKLFHEERERPIFIMVEQSRRLFFGSGLMFKSVLAAQAASLIGWAALGHNDRVGGLVFGDNEHYEIKPRRSKQSLLQLLNRLVRVNQSLHTETEQHRDSLNLALRRAREVLRPGSLVIVICDERALTEGSEQQLSLLSRHCDLLLLPLSDPLDHALPAAGLLRFAERGAQLELDTLNFDLRQTYRAQAEARIARWELLAQKLRVLLMPLSTQSEMVEQLREYLNPQKPGKGR, from the coding sequence ATGAACGCCCTCCTGCCGCCCGAGCCGGGCATCCGCGTCAGCCTCTCCGAGCTGATCGAGATGCGCCATCGCGTGCGCGAAGTGCAGCTGTTTTCCACGCCGAGCCAGCGCAGCCCGCTGATCGGCCTGCACCACTCCAAGCTGCGCGGGCGCGGCGTGGACTTCGATCAGGTGCGGGTCTATCAGGCCGGCGACGACGTGCGCACCATCGACTGGCGCGTCACCGCCCGGACCCAGGAACCGCACACCAAACTGTTCCACGAAGAACGCGAGCGGCCGATTTTCATCATGGTCGAGCAAAGCCGCCGGCTGTTTTTCGGCTCGGGACTGATGTTCAAATCGGTGCTCGCAGCTCAAGCGGCGAGCCTGATTGGCTGGGCAGCCCTAGGCCATAACGACCGCGTGGGCGGGCTGGTATTCGGCGACAACGAGCACTACGAGATCAAACCCCGGCGCAGCAAGCAAAGCCTGCTGCAGTTGCTCAACCGCCTGGTGCGGGTCAACCAGTCGCTGCACACCGAGACCGAGCAGCACCGCGATTCGCTCAACCTGGCCCTGCGTCGCGCACGGGAAGTGCTGCGTCCTGGCAGTCTGGTGATCGTGATCTGCGATGAACGCGCCTTGACCGAAGGTTCCGAGCAGCAGCTGAGTTTGTTGTCGCGCCATTGCGACCTGTTGCTGCTGCCGCTGTCCGATCCGCTGGACCACGCCCTGCCCGCCGCCGGGCTTTTGCGCTTTGCCGAGCGAGGCGCGCAGCTGGAACTTGACACGCTCAATTTCGACCTGCGCCAGACCTACCGCGCCCAGGCCGAAGCCCGCATCGCCCGCTGGGAACTGCTCGCGCAGAAGTTGCGGGTCTTGCTGATGCCGCTGAGCACCCAGAGCGAAATGGTCGAGCAGCTGCGCGAGTACTTGAACCCACAGAAACCGGGGAAAGGTCGATGA
- a CDS encoding vWA domain-containing protein — translation MFEFAWPWIFVLLPLPWLMRILLPVADSGEPALKVSFLNDLEGLARRRARANLPAWRQQAPFILLWLLLLMAAARPQWLGEPLPIAASGRDLLVAVDVSGSMDFPDMQWQDEDVSRLSLVKHLLGDFLESREGDRVGLILFGSQAYLQAPLTFDRHTVRVWLDEARIGIAGKNTAIGDAIGLALKRLRLRPAQSRVLILVTDGANNGGEIDPLTAARLAASEGVKIYPIGIGADPEQSGTLGFLGVNPSLDLDEPALKAIAQATGGQYFRAHDGKELQAIKDTLDKLEPVTQQPTQARPAQALYHWPLALALLLSMLLVVRERWPNNPLQRLFTKDLFLQTQLPDWRQRLNRLRLRRRR, via the coding sequence ATGTTTGAGTTCGCCTGGCCGTGGATCTTCGTCCTGCTGCCGCTGCCCTGGCTGATGCGCATCCTGCTGCCAGTGGCCGACAGCGGCGAACCGGCGCTCAAGGTCAGTTTCCTCAACGACCTCGAGGGTCTGGCCCGTCGCCGCGCCCGGGCCAACCTGCCGGCATGGCGTCAGCAAGCACCGTTCATCCTGCTGTGGCTGTTGTTGCTGATGGCTGCCGCTCGCCCGCAATGGCTGGGCGAACCGCTGCCGATCGCGGCCAGTGGTCGCGATTTGCTGGTGGCGGTGGACGTGTCCGGCTCCATGGATTTTCCCGACATGCAGTGGCAGGACGAAGACGTCAGCCGCCTGTCGCTGGTCAAGCATTTGCTCGGTGACTTCCTTGAAAGTCGCGAAGGCGACCGCGTCGGCCTGATCCTGTTCGGCAGTCAGGCTTACCTGCAAGCGCCGCTGACGTTCGACCGGCACACCGTGCGCGTGTGGCTCGACGAAGCGCGCATTGGCATTGCCGGCAAGAACACCGCCATCGGCGATGCCATCGGCCTTGCTCTCAAGCGTCTGCGCCTGCGTCCGGCGCAAAGCCGCGTGCTGATCCTGGTCACCGACGGCGCCAACAATGGCGGTGAAATCGACCCGCTCACCGCAGCACGTCTGGCGGCCAGCGAAGGCGTGAAAATCTACCCGATCGGCATCGGTGCCGACCCGGAGCAAAGCGGTACATTAGGGTTTCTTGGGGTCAATCCGAGCCTGGACCTCGACGAGCCGGCCTTGAAGGCCATCGCCCAAGCCACGGGCGGCCAGTATTTCCGCGCCCATGACGGCAAGGAATTGCAGGCGATCAAGGACACCCTCGACAAACTCGAACCGGTGACCCAGCAGCCGACTCAGGCCCGCCCGGCTCAGGCGTTGTATCACTGGCCCCTGGCGCTGGCGCTGCTGCTGAGCATGTTGCTGGTGGTGCGCGAGCGTTGGCCGAATAACCCGCTGCAGCGACTGTTTACCAAGGATCTGTTTTTGCAAACGCAATTGCCCGACTGGCGCCAGCGGCTCAACCGCCTGCGCCTGCGGAGGCGCCGATGA
- a CDS encoding DUF4381 domain-containing protein, whose protein sequence is MSSLDQLQPLITPPPIDFWPPAPGWWLLLLLLPLIGFGLWKARRFIPNKRPVVRAEQPLDPVRIAALAELARMPKPYDGAPAGAWLQQLNGLLKRLCRNHYPYSQSHTLNGRKWLAFLDNRCPAAGLTRWMVLVEGAYKPECKLDDKAIAGLTQAVDTWIRKHV, encoded by the coding sequence ATGAGCAGCCTCGATCAATTGCAACCGCTGATCACCCCGCCCCCCATCGATTTCTGGCCACCCGCGCCCGGCTGGTGGCTGCTGCTGTTGTTGCTGCCGCTGATCGGTTTCGGACTGTGGAAGGCGCGGCGCTTCATTCCGAACAAACGCCCTGTCGTGCGTGCCGAACAACCGCTGGATCCGGTGCGTATCGCCGCGCTGGCCGAACTGGCGCGGATGCCCAAGCCTTATGACGGCGCACCGGCCGGCGCCTGGCTGCAGCAACTCAACGGCTTGCTCAAGCGCCTGTGCCGCAACCATTACCCCTACAGCCAGAGCCACACTCTCAACGGGCGCAAATGGCTGGCGTTCCTCGACAACCGCTGCCCAGCCGCCGGCCTGACCCGCTGGATGGTGCTGGTCGAAGGCGCCTACAAACCCGAATGCAAACTCGACGACAAGGCCATCGCCGGCCTGACTCAAGCCGTCGACACCTGGATTCGCAAACATGTTTGA
- a CDS encoding AAA family ATPase codes for MEHREALLALRTFLSTQILGQEKLIERLLIALLADGHMLVEGAPGLAKTKAIKELAEGIEAQFHRIQFTPDLLPADITGTEIYRPETGSFVFQQGPIFHNLVLADEINRAPAKVQSALLEAMAERQVSVGRSTYELSPLFLVMATQNPIEQEGTYPLPEAQLDRFLMHVKIGFPDAAVERRILQQARGEALNGETKPERRVSQQAIFAARKEILGLYMADAVEEYLVQLVMATRTPGKFDPEMAEWIAYGASPRGSIALDRCARAHAWLAGRDFVSPEDIQAVLFDVLRHRIILSFEAEAAGIDQDRVVQRILDVVAVA; via the coding sequence ATGGAACATCGTGAAGCGCTGCTAGCGCTGCGAACCTTTCTTTCAACGCAGATTCTAGGCCAGGAAAAACTCATCGAGCGCTTGCTCATCGCCCTGCTCGCCGACGGCCACATGCTGGTCGAAGGTGCCCCTGGCCTGGCCAAGACCAAGGCCATCAAAGAACTCGCCGAAGGCATCGAAGCCCAGTTCCACCGCATCCAGTTCACCCCCGACCTGCTGCCGGCCGACATCACCGGTACGGAAATCTATCGCCCGGAAACCGGCAGTTTCGTGTTCCAGCAAGGCCCGATCTTTCACAACCTGGTGCTGGCGGACGAAATCAACCGTGCCCCGGCCAAGGTGCAATCGGCACTGCTGGAGGCCATGGCCGAGCGTCAGGTCAGTGTCGGGCGCAGCACGTATGAGCTGTCGCCGCTGTTTTTGGTCATGGCCACGCAAAACCCGATCGAGCAGGAAGGCACCTACCCGCTGCCCGAAGCCCAGCTCGACCGCTTCCTGATGCACGTGAAAATCGGTTTCCCGGACGCTGCCGTCGAACGCCGGATCCTGCAACAGGCCCGTGGCGAAGCGCTGAACGGCGAAACCAAACCCGAACGCCGGGTCAGCCAGCAGGCGATCTTCGCCGCCCGCAAGGAAATCCTTGGCCTGTACATGGCCGACGCCGTGGAGGAATACCTGGTGCAACTGGTCATGGCCACGCGCACGCCGGGCAAGTTCGACCCGGAAATGGCCGAGTGGATCGCCTACGGCGCCAGTCCGCGCGGCTCGATTGCCCTCGACCGCTGCGCCCGGGCTCACGCCTGGCTGGCCGGTCGCGACTTCGTCAGCCCGGAAGACATCCAGGCGGTGTTGTTCGACGTGTTGCGCCACCGCATCATTCTTTCCTTTGAAGCCGAAGCTGCTGGCATCGACCAGGACCGGGTGGTCCAGCGGATTCTCGACGTCGTAGCCGTCGCTTGA